In one Drosophila pseudoobscura strain MV-25-SWS-2005 chromosome X, UCI_Dpse_MV25, whole genome shotgun sequence genomic region, the following are encoded:
- the LOC4812220 gene encoding SAC3 domain-containing protein 1: protein MRSPLEKCDFLQMAKIQGTCNEFCPNAEMKMRVRERMLHFFELKNGQKNVPGILVKEFTRSAADVKMPKGEDMRTMECLTRTVEYLLKEIVMDNRMPYRMAYDFIFDRLRAVRREIVIQMFDAQQTAKLLEPIVMFLAYSRYRLCDEPIELFDAKICDQHLQDCLTGVLRCYKTLDEDESKSRHTIRDIQRRCFIESVYQVFNLGCPESMERALTLPDHVRQDPTFKICFQMSLFYHQGNLYRVLMGLPKLPHILCALAATKLQTMRRRVLQMFTHAYNKQFDVPGSYLLRVMLIDTPEHLKQQCGHYGLEVSKEFERVPVLCSRSIVQTPRQTKVLHIPGAGSVPKAVRFNKSDFINSAETIKEQHEPFVDSKLKLVYLPEVLLLKKFV, encoded by the exons atGAGGAGCCCCTTAGAAAAGTGTGATTTCCTACAAATGGCCAAGATCCAAGGCACCTGTAATGAATTCTGCCCCAATGCCGAGATGAAAAT GCGGGTGCGCGAGAGAATGCTTCACTTTTTTGAGCTCAAGAATGGACAAAAAAACGTGCCCGGGATCCTGGTCAAAGAATTCACCCGCTCTGCCGCTGACGTCAAAATGCCCAAGGGCGAGGATATGCGCACGATGGAATGTTTGACTCGGACTGTTGAATATCTCCTAAAAGA AATTGTAATGGATAACCGAATGCCCTACCGCATGGCATATGATTTCATTTTCGATCGCCTGCGTGCCGTGCGCCGCGAGATTGTCATCCAGATGTTTGATGCCCAACAGACTGCAAAGCTCCTGGAGCCAATTGTGATGTTTCTGGCCTACAGCAGATACCGTCTGTGTGACGAACCAATTGAACTGTTCGATGCAAAGATATGCGACCAACATCTCCAGGATTGTCTAACTGGAGTGCTCCGCTGCTATAAGACTCTTGACGAAGATGAATCGAAAAGCCGTCATACAATTCGTGATATTCAACGACGGTGTTTCATCGAGTCTGTGTATCAAGTGTTCAATTTGGGCTGCCCGGAATCCATGGAGCGGGCCCTTACCCTGCCGGACCATGTTCGCCAGGATCCAACGTTTAAGATCTGCTTTCAGATGAGCCTTTTCTATCATCAAGGGAATCTTTACCGCGTCCTAATGGGATTGCCCAAACTGCCCCACATACTCTGTGCCTTGGCCGCCACGAAGTTACAGACGATGAGACG ACGGGTTCTTCAAATGTTTACGCATGCCTATAACAAGCAGTTCGATGTCCCGGGCTCTTACTTGTTGCGTGTGATGCTAATCGACACGCCAGAGCATTTGAAACAGCAGTGCGGGCATTACGGCCTGGAAGTAAGCAAGGAGTTCGAGCGCGTGCCGGTGCTTTGTAGCAGGTCAATTGTGCAGACACCCAGGCAAACAAAAGTGCTGCATATACCCGGAGCTGGCAGTGTCCCCAAGGCGGTGCGATTTAATAAGTCTGATTTTATAAACTCTGCTGAGACAATTAAGGAGCAGCATGAACCGTTCGTTGATTCCAAACTAAAACTAGTTTATTTGCCAGAAGTTTTACTtcttaaaaaatttgtttga
- the LOC4812246 gene encoding GDP-D-glucose phosphorylase 1: protein MYARTFRKLTQYYCDAWKLLSARFKQATATELVQRRNSWKSLVTLPVFVVARSVAWKVAMASEEKPKKKRTQSKEKYVTTLEAKAPHYLNSLKVRWEQLHEIPGLFAYQLEKTRQSRVLPGKYQFYTELNPDRTLKRRIPQTIENLNPTFKPKQFNFNKVDALEVMMTIDDVDNTDVQMIINRSPLTRFHTVVCPDVKNNLVQRITAHSLKFCISFMRGLDDSDIRMGYNSPGALASVNHLHFHLLYLPRDLYINNVELQELAGGYVYRLSQSMPTEAICVVFEANDDEAEVQEKVNNLQKLANWMCGQNIPHNLFITQDRRPGKRGSVQVFVFARSHYCVNKDLADFNVGFCELAGYIPVGNSEKLDNLTEPLVIKRIREVTGTAPQALYTRMKQIVDGEDQSIWDQPLTL, encoded by the exons ATGTACGCGCGTACCTTTCGAAAATTAACACAATACTATTGCGATGCTTGGAAACTTCTTAGTGCTCGCTTTAAACAAGCTACGGCGACAGAATTAGTCCAGAGGCGGAATTCTTGGAAGAGCTTGGTAACCCTGCCAGTATTTGTTGTTGCGCGCTCCGTTGCTTGGAAAGTGGCCATGGCGAGTGAGGAAAAGCCGAAAAAGAAACGGACCCAAAGCAAGGAAAAGTACGTTACCACCCTGGAGGCAAAAGCACCACACTACCTAAATTCACTCAAGGTGAGATGGGAGCAGCTGCACGAGATACCCGGCCTCTTCGCGTACCAACTGGAGAAGACCCGCCAAAGTCGTGTACTGCCGGGAAAGTACCAGTTCTACACCGAG CTCAATCCAGATCGCACACTGAAGCGCCGCATCCCTCAGACCATTGAGAACCTCAATCCCACGTTCAAGCCAAAGCAGTTCAACTTCAACAAGGTCGACGCCCTGGAGGTGATGATGACCATCGACGACGTTGACAATACCGACGTCCAGATGATAATCAACAGGAGCCCCCTCACTAGGTTCCACACTGTCGTCTGTCCCGACGTGAAGAACAATCTGGTGCAAAGAATCACTGCTCATTCGCTGAAATTTTGCATCAGCTTCATGCGGGGACTAGACGACAGTGACATTCGCATGGGCTACAACAGTCCTGGGGCTTTGGCCTCCGTGAATCACCTGCACTTCCACCTGCTGTACCTGCCCAGAGATCTGTACATAAACAACGTGGAACTGCAAGAGCTGGCCGGTGGGTATGTGTATCGTTTGAGCCAGTCGATGCCTACCGAGGCGATCTGTGTGGTCTTCGAGGCCAATGACGACGAGGCCGAGGTGCAGGAGAAGGTTAACAACCTGCAAAAGCTTGCCAATTGGATGTGTGGACAGAATATACCCCACAATCTGTTCATTACCCAGGATCGACGACCTGGCAAGCGGGGCAGTGTGCAAGTATTTGTCTTTGCGCGATCCCACTACTGTGTCAACAAGGATTTGGCTGACTTTAATGTGGGATTCTGTGAATTGGCTGGATACATTCCCGTGGGAA ATTCAGAAAAATTGGATAATCTCACAGAACCGCTGGTTATAAAAAGAATTCGTGAGGTCACCGGCACAGCCCCGCAGGCGTTATACACTCGAATGAAGCAGATAGTGGACGGAGAAGATCAGTCGATTTGGGATCAGCCTTTAACGTTGTAA
- the LOC4812554 gene encoding queuine tRNA-ribosyltransferase accessory subunit 2, which yields MKFVIESLTKNSGRLGRLHIKDGAPGQRTPLLMQTTKGGSIPYLSADVFESHVTETPQLLELTLSTIDHMSEALAQWNSADRGLSDYIGFPGHLNVLLLRDPCETTPAGGNDRDIQPLFTRRGKESLSAQRYMEMVASLRPDIYQGLCDADTNAESAKKRVQKSVDRTEKFMHYIYEHKSKVDSTLLAPIVGGYNTFARTQSIKHALEQPSGSYGGYVFEGFHTNGLSATILDASKLLPIVEHCVGQLEEEKPRMVPGAYTPLTTLELIGLGMDLFDTSYAYCAAVNFKALTFTFVQDEVVHVPLLDITDDAIKEDFSPLLKNCDCLSCQKHTRAYVHHLYKTNELLGPILLMVHNLHHYMAFFEAIRESIARDGLPQLTELVRRQNGDSQVDYSIAPNRKVISKATMGKGFAAAAV from the exons ATGAAATTCGTGATAGAGAGCCTCACCAAGAACAGTGGTCGTCTGGGTCGGCTGCACATAAAGGATGGAGCACCAGGGCAGCGGACACCGCTGCTTATGCAGACAACAAAAGGCGGCAGCATTCCGTATTTGTCCGCCGACGTTTTTGAGAGCCATGTGACGGAGACGCCACAGCTGTTGGAGCTGACCCTGTCGACCATCGACCATATGTCGGAGGCGCTGGCCCAGTGGAACAGTGCAGATAGGGGACTGAGTGATTACATTGGATTTCCAGGACATTTGAATGTACTGCTCCTACGGGATCCTTGCGAGACGACGCCGGCGGGTGGCAACGACCGGGACATACAGCCGCTGTTCACGCGCCGTGGCAAGGAGTCGCTTTCGGCCCAGCGATACATGGAAATGGTGGCTAGCCTAAGGCCAGACATCTACCAGGGGCTCTGCGATGCGGACACCAATGCAGAGAGCGCCAAGAAACGCGTTCAGAAATCCGTGGATCGCACCGAGAAGTTCATGCACTACATTTACGAGCACAAGAGCAAAGTGGACTCTACCCTGCTGGCCCCCATTGTGGGCGGCTACAACACCTTTGCGCGGACGCAGTCCATCAAACATGCCCTCGAACAGCCATCAGGCAGCTATGGCGGCTACGTCTTCGAGGGATTCCACACGAATGGCTTGTCTGCAACCATACTGGACGCTTCCAAGCTGCTGCCCATTGTCGAGCATTGTGTTgggcagctggaggaggaaAAGCCGCGAATGGTTCCGGGTGCCTATACACCTTTGACCACGCTGGAGCTTATCGGACTGGGCATGGATCTGTTCGACACTTCCTACGCCTATTGTGCCGCAGTCAACTTTAAAGCCTTGACGTTTACCTTTGTCCAGGATGAAGTCGTGCACGTCCCCTTGCTTGACATCACGGACGATGCTATCAAGGAGGATTTCTCGCCTCTGCTAAAAAATTGCGACTGCCTAAGCTGCCAGAAGCACACGCGTGCCTACGTCCATCATCTGTACAAGACCAACGAGCTGCTGGGCCCCATTCTACTGATGGT CCACAATCTGCATCACTACATGGCCTTCTTTGAGGCGATAAGGGAGAGCATAGCCAGGGATGGCCTGCCGCAGCTGACGGAGCTAGTAAGGCGGCAGAACGGGGACTCCCAGGTGGATTATAGCATCGCACCGAACCGGAAAGTGATTAGCAAAGCAACGATGGGCAAAGGATTCGCCGCAGCTGCCGTGTGA
- the LOC4812468 gene encoding uncharacterized protein isoform X2, with product MSCISSNFSSFFLNSLNDPSEFSKYLSNGELKCTQFEEFQVFGCGAGASSGQQQQSQQLQQQQLQYSHTHLSNGCGTDFSYEAAAAASSSSSHTQRETCLPASSGSGNPTTTPSSHSHTVAAAAAAAAAAAYVAAESGVAAAAAIPGAAGGSVVGPSPASNRWPTAVATPNGGSVSVPQHFDGSFEFIKYLRHSTDFTPGTASATAGDSSAAAAAAAASEKSTKGVPGAALAAVAGAGTPPPPPQSPVASAGLLDLDTSTSQKSRSASRKVAALLSSVSRASNSHQLDTSSSALDVFDHDSKQTIFDLQHMASNGSSNSNESSLELLAFPNSHLNASNSNTSSEGAACGSAGEFGGILTGASSSSTASSSSHAPKLLGSFVIKENFEVHPSHKVEEGIFQHMNKLPSKKKDTLKQLGVRFTGQMTLTDKSIVVENFIKFCEEYEIKDHRPWLSLNQCGLNKPEQIKFARYLGQGLPTFTLFCIYSNYKNLFCTKRTEIYTKDGYNLPYILDKTKRFLANTTAGENTNNNNNIQNNNNNNNSNKTNTTTTTSTPVKQTPQQQQQQQQQQHPQGEQGPAGDQLLVAAPASPAKPTAASTAAALPSTPTPTPLGGGATAGAPLPRTMAATSTPRPSTPTGPIAGPPPTTPQHLQQQQQQQQQQQQQQQQQQQQQQQQQQHMLHQHSHPHGQHPHAHPHPHHLQPGTPTRSPAMTPQHPHAPHPHHYPPPHPHPHAHAHPHALQHPHSHHFAYAHPQHPQHPQHPQHPQHPQQHHPHFYPHSPHPHATHVQHMAAMGYSPAPPPQSSVGGGGAAGAGSAGGGGGGPPVSM from the exons ATGTCCTGCATATCGAGCAATTTCAGCTCCTTCTTCCTCAATTCGCTCAACGATCCCTCGGAGTTTTCCAAGTACTTGAGCAATGGCGAACTGAAATGCACTCAATTCGAGGAATTTCAAGTGTTTGGCTGCGGCGCAGGCGCATCGtcgggacagcagcagcagtcgcagcagttgcaacaacaacaactacagtATTCCCACACACATTTATCCAATGGCTGCGGCACGGATTTCTCCTacgaggcagcagcggcggcgtcatcgtcgtcgtcccaTACGCAACGAGAaacctgcctgcctgccagctcAGGTAGTGGTAATCCGACGACGACGCCGAGTTCTCACTCGCACAcagtcgctgccgccgccgccgccgccgctgccgccgcctatGTCGCTGCAGAGTCGGGTgtcgccgcagcagcagctataCCGGGGGCAGCAGGAGGATCAGTCGTAGGCCCATCCCCTGCAAGCAATCGCTGGCCCACGGCGGTGGCCACCCCCAATGGGGGATCGGTATCGGTGCCCCAGCACTTTGATGGTTCCTTCGAGTTTATAAAATATCTGCGCCACTCCACGGACTTTACGCCGGGAACAGCCAGTGCCACGGCGGGCGATAGCtccgcagctgcagcagcggcagcagcatcagagaAAAGCACCAAGGGAGTACCGGGAGCAGCACtagcggcagtggcaggcgcTGGCACACCACCCCCGCCACCCCAATCGCCCGTGGCCAGTGCGGGGCTCCTCGACCTGGACACAAGCACCTCCCAGAAATCGCGTTCCGCCTCCCGTAAGGTGGCCGCACTTCTCTCCTCAGTTTCACGCGCCTCCAATAGCCACCAGCTGGACACGAGCTCGTCCGCGCTGGACGTCTTTGACCACGATTCAAAGCAGACCATCTTCGACCTGCAGCACATGGCCTCCAACGGGTCCTCCAACTCAAACGAGTCCTCGCTGGAGCTACTCGCCTTCCCCAACTCCCATTTGAATGCCTCCAACTCGAATACCTCGTCGGAGGGCGCTGCCTGCGGTAGTGCCGGGGAGTTTGGTGGCATTCTGACGGGCGCCAGCTCCTCTTCGaccgcctcctcctcgtcgcacGCCCCCAAGCTGCTCGGCAGCTTCGTGATCAAGGAGAACTTCGAGGTGCATCCCTCCCACAAGGTGGAGGAGGGCATCTTCCAGCACATGAACAAGCTCCCCTCTAAGAAGAAGGACACGCTCAAGCAGCTGGGCGTCCGATTCACGGGCCAAATGACGCTGACGGACAAATCGATTGTGGTCGAGAATTTCATCAAGTTTTGCGAG GAATATGAAATCAAGGATCATCGGCCCTGGCTGTCCCTAAATCAGTGCGGCCTCAACAAGCCCGAACAGATCAAATTCGCTCGATATTTGGGCCAGGGTCTGCCCACGTTTACGCTCTTTTGCATTTATAGCAATTATAAGAATCTGTTTTGCACAAAACGCACAGAAAT CTACACCAAGGATGGCTACAATCTGCCTTATATACTCGACAAAACCAAGCGCTTCCTGGCCAACACAACAGCTG GCGAAAATacaaacaacaataacaacatccaaaacaacaacaacaacaacaacagtaacaagaccaacacaacaacaacaacatccacaCCGGTAAAACAgacaccacaacaacaacaacaacaacaacaacaacaacatccacaAGGAGAGCAGGGACCTGCAGGCGACCAACTGCTGGTGGCAGCACCTGCCTCGCCAGCGAAACCCACAGCCGCCTCCACAGCCGCCGCTCTGCCATCTACACCCACGCCGACGCCGTTGggaggaggagccacagcaGGAGCACCACTACCACGCACAATGGCCGCAACATCAACTCCTAGGCCATCAACGCCCACGGGACCAATAGCTGGGCCGCCGCCAACGACTCCACAACATctccaacaacagcagcaacagcagcagcagcagcaacaacagcagcaacaacaacaacaacagcagcagcaacaacaacagcatatGTTGCACCAACATTCGCATCCGCATGGCCAGCATCCGCacgcacatccacatccgcatcaCCTGCAGCCGGGCACACCGACACGTAGTCCAGCGATGACACCGCAACATCCACATGCTCCACATCCGCACCACTATCCGCCGccgcatccccatccccatgcccatgcccatccgCATGCCCTGCAACATCCCCATTCGCATCACTTTGCCTATGCCCATCCGCAGCATCCACAGCACCCACAGCATCCTCAACACCCCCAACAtccgcagcagcatcatccGCACTTCTATCCGCACTCGCCGCACCCACACGCAACACATGTCCAGCACATGGCAGCGATGGGCTACAGTCCGGCGCCGCCACCGCAGTCATCGGttgggggtggtggtgcagcAGGCGCAGGatctgcaggaggaggaggcggcggacCGCCAGTGTCCATGTGA
- the LOC4812468 gene encoding uncharacterized protein isoform X3 → MSCISSNFSSFFLNSLNDPSEFSKYLSNGELKCTQFEEFQVFGCGAGASSGQQQQSQQLQQQQLQYSHTHLSNGCGTDFSYEAAAAASSSSSHTQRETCLPASSGSGNPTTTPSSHSHTVAAAAAAAAAAAYVAAESGVAAAAAIPGAAGGSVVGPSPASNRWPTAVATPNGGSVSVPQHFDGSFEFIKYLRHSTDFTPGTASATAGDSSAAAAAAAASEKSTKGVPGAALAAVAGAGTPPPPPQSPVASAGLLDLDTSTSQKSRSASRKVAALLSSVSRASNSHQLDTSSSALDVFDHDSKQTIFDLQHMASNGSSNSNESSLELLAFPNSHLNASNSNTSSEGAACGSAGEFGGILTGASSSSTASSSSHAPKLLGSFVIKENFEVHPSHKVEEGIFQHMNKLPSKKKDTLKQLGVRFTGQMTLTDKSIVVENFIKFCEEYEIKDHRPWLSLNQCGLNKPEQIKFARYLGQGLPTFTLFCIYSNYKNLFCTKRTEIYTKDGYNLPYILDKTKRFLANTTADLKNMAAANDGSLEFAAANSSSSSSTSASTNLINSNSNSSSSSGTVNLSATMALNTNSSFVAAPPPLSLPPTMDPRYVCGAPPTPGLLPPPALGPPPRSLEQMIIYENFEVHETHRIEDGVCTHISRLPPKKQELLKQNIRYPIIDPFWTSTRALYPNVNNLNLYDIWARGYPI, encoded by the exons ATGTCCTGCATATCGAGCAATTTCAGCTCCTTCTTCCTCAATTCGCTCAACGATCCCTCGGAGTTTTCCAAGTACTTGAGCAATGGCGAACTGAAATGCACTCAATTCGAGGAATTTCAAGTGTTTGGCTGCGGCGCAGGCGCATCGtcgggacagcagcagcagtcgcagcagttgcaacaacaacaactacagtATTCCCACACACATTTATCCAATGGCTGCGGCACGGATTTCTCCTacgaggcagcagcggcggcgtcatcgtcgtcgtcccaTACGCAACGAGAaacctgcctgcctgccagctcAGGTAGTGGTAATCCGACGACGACGCCGAGTTCTCACTCGCACAcagtcgctgccgccgccgccgccgccgctgccgccgcctatGTCGCTGCAGAGTCGGGTgtcgccgcagcagcagctataCCGGGGGCAGCAGGAGGATCAGTCGTAGGCCCATCCCCTGCAAGCAATCGCTGGCCCACGGCGGTGGCCACCCCCAATGGGGGATCGGTATCGGTGCCCCAGCACTTTGATGGTTCCTTCGAGTTTATAAAATATCTGCGCCACTCCACGGACTTTACGCCGGGAACAGCCAGTGCCACGGCGGGCGATAGCtccgcagctgcagcagcggcagcagcatcagagaAAAGCACCAAGGGAGTACCGGGAGCAGCACtagcggcagtggcaggcgcTGGCACACCACCCCCGCCACCCCAATCGCCCGTGGCCAGTGCGGGGCTCCTCGACCTGGACACAAGCACCTCCCAGAAATCGCGTTCCGCCTCCCGTAAGGTGGCCGCACTTCTCTCCTCAGTTTCACGCGCCTCCAATAGCCACCAGCTGGACACGAGCTCGTCCGCGCTGGACGTCTTTGACCACGATTCAAAGCAGACCATCTTCGACCTGCAGCACATGGCCTCCAACGGGTCCTCCAACTCAAACGAGTCCTCGCTGGAGCTACTCGCCTTCCCCAACTCCCATTTGAATGCCTCCAACTCGAATACCTCGTCGGAGGGCGCTGCCTGCGGTAGTGCCGGGGAGTTTGGTGGCATTCTGACGGGCGCCAGCTCCTCTTCGaccgcctcctcctcgtcgcacGCCCCCAAGCTGCTCGGCAGCTTCGTGATCAAGGAGAACTTCGAGGTGCATCCCTCCCACAAGGTGGAGGAGGGCATCTTCCAGCACATGAACAAGCTCCCCTCTAAGAAGAAGGACACGCTCAAGCAGCTGGGCGTCCGATTCACGGGCCAAATGACGCTGACGGACAAATCGATTGTGGTCGAGAATTTCATCAAGTTTTGCGAG GAATATGAAATCAAGGATCATCGGCCCTGGCTGTCCCTAAATCAGTGCGGCCTCAACAAGCCCGAACAGATCAAATTCGCTCGATATTTGGGCCAGGGTCTGCCCACGTTTACGCTCTTTTGCATTTATAGCAATTATAAGAATCTGTTTTGCACAAAACGCACAGAAAT CTACACCAAGGATGGCTACAATCTGCCTTATATACTCGACAAAACCAAGCGCTTCCTGGCCAACACAACAGCTG ACCTCAAGAACATGGCGGCCGCCAATGACGGATCCCTGGAGTTCGCAGccgccaacagcagcagcagcagcagcaccagcgccagcaccaacctcatcaacagcaacagtaacagcagtagcagcagcggcacgGTTAACCTGTCAGCGACTATGGCTCTTAATACGAACAGCAGTTTTGTTGCcgcgccgccgccgctgtcgctgccgcccACAATGGATCCCCGTTATGTGTGCGGTGCACCGCCGACGCCGGGCTTGCTGCCACCGCCGGCTCTGGGGCCGCCGCCGCGCTCCCTGGAACAGATGATCATCTACGAGAACTTTGAGGTGCACGAGACGCACCGCATCGAGGACGGGGTGTGCACGCACATCAGCCGGTTGCCGCCCAAGAAACAGGAGCTATTGAAACA GAATATCAGATATCCGATCATCGACCCTTTTTGGACTTCCACGAGAGCGCTTTATCCAAATGTGAACAACTTAAATTTGTACGATATCTGGGCCAGGGGCTATCCAATCTGA
- the LOC4812468 gene encoding uncharacterized protein isoform X1 has protein sequence MSCISSNFSSFFLNSLNDPSEFSKYLSNGELKCTQFEEFQVFGCGAGASSGQQQQSQQLQQQQLQYSHTHLSNGCGTDFSYEAAAAASSSSSHTQRETCLPASSGSGNPTTTPSSHSHTVAAAAAAAAAAAYVAAESGVAAAAAIPGAAGGSVVGPSPASNRWPTAVATPNGGSVSVPQHFDGSFEFIKYLRHSTDFTPGTASATAGDSSAAAAAAAASEKSTKGVPGAALAAVAGAGTPPPPPQSPVASAGLLDLDTSTSQKSRSASRKVAALLSSVSRASNSHQLDTSSSALDVFDHDSKQTIFDLQHMASNGSSNSNESSLELLAFPNSHLNASNSNTSSEGAACGSAGEFGGILTGASSSSTASSSSHAPKLLGSFVIKENFEVHPSHKVEEGIFQHMNKLPSKKKDTLKQLGVRFTGQMTLTDKSIVVENFIKFCEEYEIKDHRPWLSLNQCGLNKPEQIKFARYLGQGLPTFTLFCIYSNYKNLFCTKRTEIYTKDGYNLPYILDKTKRFLANTTADLKNMAAANDGSLEFAAANSSSSSSTSASTNLINSNSNSSSSSGTVNLSATMALNTNSSFVAAPPPLSLPPTMDPRYVCGAPPTPGLLPPPALGPPPRSLEQMIIYENFEVHETHRIEDGVCTHISRLPPKKQELLKQFGIQSSGQQCLSNYEKYILIENFIKFCNEYQISDHRPFLDFHESALSKCEQLKFVRYLGQGLSNLTLNKIYVAFKDLLGNGRPEKAALESYNLDILLKKKRKNLYNRMHSAAPSIDLTAYDTAQAQPQPQPQPHAHPHLHPHHSVLSTPRPHHAFAALNVATQRSDVCNELTPAGLQYSYAGNGSGTPAGNGPR, from the exons ATGTCCTGCATATCGAGCAATTTCAGCTCCTTCTTCCTCAATTCGCTCAACGATCCCTCGGAGTTTTCCAAGTACTTGAGCAATGGCGAACTGAAATGCACTCAATTCGAGGAATTTCAAGTGTTTGGCTGCGGCGCAGGCGCATCGtcgggacagcagcagcagtcgcagcagttgcaacaacaacaactacagtATTCCCACACACATTTATCCAATGGCTGCGGCACGGATTTCTCCTacgaggcagcagcggcggcgtcatcgtcgtcgtcccaTACGCAACGAGAaacctgcctgcctgccagctcAGGTAGTGGTAATCCGACGACGACGCCGAGTTCTCACTCGCACAcagtcgctgccgccgccgccgccgccgctgccgccgcctatGTCGCTGCAGAGTCGGGTgtcgccgcagcagcagctataCCGGGGGCAGCAGGAGGATCAGTCGTAGGCCCATCCCCTGCAAGCAATCGCTGGCCCACGGCGGTGGCCACCCCCAATGGGGGATCGGTATCGGTGCCCCAGCACTTTGATGGTTCCTTCGAGTTTATAAAATATCTGCGCCACTCCACGGACTTTACGCCGGGAACAGCCAGTGCCACGGCGGGCGATAGCtccgcagctgcagcagcggcagcagcatcagagaAAAGCACCAAGGGAGTACCGGGAGCAGCACtagcggcagtggcaggcgcTGGCACACCACCCCCGCCACCCCAATCGCCCGTGGCCAGTGCGGGGCTCCTCGACCTGGACACAAGCACCTCCCAGAAATCGCGTTCCGCCTCCCGTAAGGTGGCCGCACTTCTCTCCTCAGTTTCACGCGCCTCCAATAGCCACCAGCTGGACACGAGCTCGTCCGCGCTGGACGTCTTTGACCACGATTCAAAGCAGACCATCTTCGACCTGCAGCACATGGCCTCCAACGGGTCCTCCAACTCAAACGAGTCCTCGCTGGAGCTACTCGCCTTCCCCAACTCCCATTTGAATGCCTCCAACTCGAATACCTCGTCGGAGGGCGCTGCCTGCGGTAGTGCCGGGGAGTTTGGTGGCATTCTGACGGGCGCCAGCTCCTCTTCGaccgcctcctcctcgtcgcacGCCCCCAAGCTGCTCGGCAGCTTCGTGATCAAGGAGAACTTCGAGGTGCATCCCTCCCACAAGGTGGAGGAGGGCATCTTCCAGCACATGAACAAGCTCCCCTCTAAGAAGAAGGACACGCTCAAGCAGCTGGGCGTCCGATTCACGGGCCAAATGACGCTGACGGACAAATCGATTGTGGTCGAGAATTTCATCAAGTTTTGCGAG GAATATGAAATCAAGGATCATCGGCCCTGGCTGTCCCTAAATCAGTGCGGCCTCAACAAGCCCGAACAGATCAAATTCGCTCGATATTTGGGCCAGGGTCTGCCCACGTTTACGCTCTTTTGCATTTATAGCAATTATAAGAATCTGTTTTGCACAAAACGCACAGAAAT CTACACCAAGGATGGCTACAATCTGCCTTATATACTCGACAAAACCAAGCGCTTCCTGGCCAACACAACAGCTG ACCTCAAGAACATGGCGGCCGCCAATGACGGATCCCTGGAGTTCGCAGccgccaacagcagcagcagcagcagcaccagcgccagcaccaacctcatcaacagcaacagtaacagcagtagcagcagcggcacgGTTAACCTGTCAGCGACTATGGCTCTTAATACGAACAGCAGTTTTGTTGCcgcgccgccgccgctgtcgctgccgcccACAATGGATCCCCGTTATGTGTGCGGTGCACCGCCGACGCCGGGCTTGCTGCCACCGCCGGCTCTGGGGCCGCCGCCGCGCTCCCTGGAACAGATGATCATCTACGAGAACTTTGAGGTGCACGAGACGCACCGCATCGAGGACGGGGTGTGCACGCACATCAGCCGGTTGCCGCCCAAGAAACAGGAGCTATTGAAACAGTTCGGTATACAGAGTAGTGGGCAGCAATGTCTGAGCAATTATGAAAAGTACATACTCATCGAGAACTTCATCAAGTTTTGCAAT GAATATCAGATATCCGATCATCGACCCTTTTTGGACTTCCACGAGAGCGCTTTATCCAAATGTGAACAACTTAAATTTGTACGATATCTGGGCCAGGGGCTATCCAATCTGACGCTAAACAAGATCTATGTGGCATTCAAGGATCTGCTAGGCAACGGCAGGCCCGAAAA AGCTGCTCTGGAGAGCTATAATTTGGATATCCTATTAAAGAAGAAGCGCAAGAATCTCTACAACCGCATGCATTCGGCTG CTCCCAGCATTGATCTAACCGCCTACGATACGGCCCAagcacagccacaaccacagccacagccacatgcACATCCGCATCTGCATCCACATCACTCTGTCCTAAGCACGCCACGCCCGCATCATGCCTTTGCCGCCCTAAATGTAGCGACACAACGCAGTGATGTTTGCAACGAATTGACGCCCGCCGGCTTGCAGTACAGTTACg